A stretch of the Aegilops tauschii subsp. strangulata cultivar AL8/78 chromosome 4, Aet v6.0, whole genome shotgun sequence genome encodes the following:
- the LOC109780187 gene encoding WAT1-related protein At1g43650, with product MAGGAATGLRGLWRRYAPHNMMIMVQLCYTLMYFVTEAAFNRGLNPYVYVTYRHLLVAVLLWPFAYYHEKKLRPKMTWMLFLEIFVLSLLGVSLTLNMYFASLKYTSPTFVTSMVNTVASITFVIAIALRMEIVDLRSARGLAKVAGTAVSFAGVTTMTLYKGAAIASPWRAPVHIPSGGDAAHNAWLKGSLLAVASCVCWSVWYIMQATSVKRYPAELSLTAWMATVGGVQSLAFAVLLQHERQDWLIGFGLKFWCIIYSGLACSGFTVFAQLWCTEKKGPVFVTMFNPVSTIMVAILAYFIFGENLYVGSIIGGVVVILGLYMLLWGKDKDQEYNAAGAATGEEQGGSPDLDCEKQQRQGKKMVGVSLARDGSEEQTKAMR from the exons ATGGCTGGAGGAGCTGCGACGGGGCTGCGAGGGTTGTGGAGGAGGTACGCACCGCACAACATGATGATCATGGTGCAGCTGTGCTACACCTTGATGTACTTCGTCACCGAGGCCGCCTTCAACCGGGGGCTCAACCCCTACGTCTACGTCACCTACCGCCACCTCCTCGTCGCCGTCCTCCTCTGGCCCTTCGCCTACTACCACGAGAA GAAGTTGAGGCCCAAGATGACCTGGATGCTGTTCCTGGAGATCTTCGTGCTCTCACTTCTAGG GGTGAGCTTGACCCTGAACATGTACTTCGCGAGCCTCAAGTACACGTCCCCGACCTTCGTCACCTCCATGGTCAACACCGTGGCCTCCATCACATTCGTCATCGCCATCGCGCTCCGGATGGAGATCGTGGACCTGCGCAGCGCGCGGGGCCTCGCCAAGGTGGCCGGCACGGCGGTGTCCTTCGCGGGGGTCACCACCATGACGCTGTACAAGGGCGCGGCGATCGCGAGCCCCTGGAGGGCGCCGGTGCACATCCCCAGCGGCGGCGACGCCGCGCACAACGCCTGGCTCAAGGGGTCGCTCCTCGCCGTGGCCAGCTGCGTGTGCTGGTCCGTCTGGTACATCATGCAGGCCACGTCCGTGAAGCGGTACCCGGCGGAGCTGTCGCTGACGGCGTGGATGGCCACGGTGGGCGGGGTCCAGTCGCTGGCCTTCGCGGTGCTGCTGCAGCACGAGAGGCAGGACTGGCTCATCGGCTTCGGCCTCAAGTTCTGGTGCATCATCTACTCC GGGCTCGCGTGCAGCGGGTTCACGGTGTTCGCGCAGCTGTGGTGCACAGAGAAGAAGGGCCCCGTGTTCGTCACCATGTTCAACCCGGTGTCCACCATCATGGTGGCCATCCTCGCCTACTTCATCTTCGGCGAGAACCTATACGTCGGAAG CATAATCGGAGGAGTGGTGGTCATCCTGGGCCTCTACATGCTGCTCTGGGGCAAGGACAAGGACCAGGAGTACAACGCTGCAGGAGCGGCGACCGGCGAGGAGCAGGGCGGCTCGCCGGATCTGGACTGCGAGAAGCAGCAGCGGCAGGGGAAGAAGATGGTCGGCGTCTCCTTGGCGCGGGATGGCTCAGAAGAACAGACCAAGGCGATGAGATAA